The genomic window attaaaaaacatTGGCCCCTCCACAAAACATGTCCTTCAAAGACCATCATCCCAGTTAGAcgacataacaaaaaaaaaaaaaaaaaaagaaaaagaaaagactcTATTTTTTGCTTACCCTTTTGAAATCTTTTGATGCTGTTGCTCATCTTCATCAATAGTGTGTTTTAAACTCACAGCACTTTCTTTTTGTGTCTCCCAACAAAAAAGGAATGATGAGTGCAAGTTTAAGTGGTAGTGCAAGGAACAGTAGTAGGTCTCCTTTCACCCCAAATCAGTggcaagaacttgaacaacaagcTCTTGTTTTTAAATACATGGTTACAGGTACCCCAATCCCACCAGATCTCATATTCTCAATTAAAAGAAGCCTAGACTCCTCAATATCTTCAAGACTCTTCCCACACCATCCAAGTAAGTAACTTGTTAGTTATAATTTATTAAAGAATAAAAGATACAATAGGCTTTTTTGTTTTTGGTGTAGGTGGTGCAGTTGGGTATGCATATTTTCAAATGGGGTTTGGCAGAAAAGTAGACCCGGAGCCAGGAAGGTGCAGAAGAACAGATGGCAAGAAATGGAGGTGCTCAAAGGAAGCATATCCAGATTCTAAGTACTGTGAAAGGCACATGCACAGAGGCAGGAACCGTTCAAGAAAGCCTGTGGAAATTTCTTCATCATCAaccacaaacacaaacacaaacacaaacaacaacaacaacacttCCTCTTCTCAAGTCatgaatcatcatcatcaatcttCTTATACTGTTAACTGCACCAATgatagcaataataataataacatggCTTCTTCAACAGCTTGTTCTTTCAGTTTCAACCCATCTGAGTCACAGCAGCAGCATCAATACTTCTCCCAATCTTACCAAAACCCCTTCTTTTACACCCAATcaacgtcttcttcttcttcttctaaacaCCATGATGCTGATTTTCCTCCTCATGATGCCACCACACACCACTTATTCATGGACTCCGGCTCTTATTCTCATGACCAAAAGGACTATAGGTTGGtatcaagaaattaaaataaaagttttctTAGTGTTTTGTGTTGTACTTTTGATTGTTATTGGTAATAACAGGCATATTCATGGAATGAGGGAGGATGTGGATGAAAGAGCTTTCTTTCCAGAAGCTTCTGGTTCAGCTAGGAGCTACCTTCATGACTCATATCAgcaccaccaccaacaacaacaacagcatcTATCAATGGGTTCCTACAAGAACTACTCATCAAATTCCCATTTCCAAATCATGAACAACAATAGTAATAACGACGATCCAAGAAACCAAGAGCAACATTGCTTTGTGTTGGGGACAGACTTCAAATCAACGAGCAAAGAGAAAGACAACACTGAGAAAACAACATCAACAACACAGCAAAGACCCCTTCACCACTTCTTTGGTGAGTGGCCACCAAAGAACACTGATTCATGGCTTGATCTTGCTTCCAACTCTAGAATACCCTCctcaggtatatatatatatatatttaatgatgattatgaaaatttaataa from Arachis ipaensis cultivar K30076 chromosome B09, Araip1.1, whole genome shotgun sequence includes these protein-coding regions:
- the LOC107619759 gene encoding growth-regulating factor 5, which encodes MMSASLSGSARNSSRSPFTPNQWQELEQQALVFKYMVTGGAVGYAYFQMGFGRKVDPEPGRCRRTDGKKWRCSKEAYPDSKYCERHMHRGRNRSRKPVEISSSSTTNTNTNTNNNNNTSSSQVMNHHHQSSYTVNCTNDSNNNNNMASSTACSFSFNPSESQQQHQYFSQSYQNPFFYTQSTSSSSSSKHHDADFPPHDATTHHLFMDSGSYSHDQKDYRHIHGMREDVDERAFFPEASGSARSYLHDSYQHHHQQQQQHLSMGSYKNYSSNSHFQIMNNNSNNDDPRNQEQHCFVLGTDF